A genomic region of Enterococcus sp. 12C11_DIV0727 contains the following coding sequences:
- a CDS encoding LPXTG cell wall anchor domain-containing protein has product MNDSWKKGSFKFMLLSSVALIGSGIPIHALAATVEQKSSVQKALEKDYKSILEEYTTAKTEYEDTKKAYDIALEDYNTSKNEADKTYEIADQLKTTLDGLKETYKKQLMIFEEATMTYNSHKATYETNKSSYEAHIDTYNQAKAAYETEQKRYQDTETTFLDMQTDYLSAQAEYELLNKDAEEKRTSYENLRVEYETKRKVYEDAATAYRTIQTAYNDAKNKYNTQLSDYNSQKLSYDTLLNNYTNKKTVYDTKATEFNVATEVYNTLKTELETAKTSYTEVKTDYDKALEKYNVLLTEYNDTKTTYIADKATYEKRLSELTVTISDYERKLTEYNKIKEEYNITKQAYEKAKTTYETLSSQLKELAIQYETERTAYETEKTAFDQKTKTYETAKTTYDQQKSAYDANLIAYETDLATYNEKRAAAEAILKKYEEGTVEYSTALASYNENNTRYNEVDKEYQQVKEQVKQLNTKFKDVQTAYDTATADYQKIATSYQSIRQQYDTLLAQCERANTDYQKLEKEYQTISTNYTQVINVYEETESAYQAAVTESTEVKHQYDLLKEAYDAVFAKFTSGSDAFDIIEAKYNEASKIYDAANKKYELARAEYDRLLPEYQTLSEELTTLKSELAAAKVAFSKLGETLETTTKQYTALETQYTKTKETYDKVTKQFAALDAEYIIAETAYTTAATALSKVKETFLLREKEYTDLAAYYVGLKTKYEETLKTYNATQIKLGEMTDEQTAHEKEFAAVSKEYTDLGNSFEELHEKYSGVNTAYGAANDAWKAADKDYQLADGKLKTLTVNYDKALTLYTNLKTKYDLAKESFTTAAKPYEDALAAYEKAVVAEGEINAAITGMNNILDDFPADKITQENLDNIPADLALWQTKYETAKLALTKALNESWPVIMDYQDKNDSYNASSIKPEITQDLIYGPEDFRSKLVNFIAEAEHVMEDNINSSKVYQKYYQSYKAYSDAFDVYTRGWGVGNAGDPDDELDSWIEIINTAGTLDFTPIGYPKERLQSLNTSKDWDKFVSTYDSIAGGAIEKLTNYSNYLMSVSDKWTVANSTMATAIEEFNLATGNNVKTPINLDRIPTSVTTSLNVATGAYQTSLDAFYADPYIEDVGFSLYDWIEMGGGSSIINWRMSTQSALGKVNLPPIDLKTIQTELDSLILKKINTPEIPTVPDMPEIPTKAVGINTPKKVENITEPTNPALAPAAASTKIIENITGINLPALTDKHASTPPSSLVELGTSENITDVELDSEEAEESIQPDAPVELEALEDVTEVDPLEQPEKLEEAPIVNAPGIPELVAPETVDPIKTPIKQPIELAAPTKPTVLEAPLAVNLAEAPVALIDPKKKEEAKGAIVLTTTTFDAVSDFSTKSLPNTRSERRLPNTGTESSLMGQGMGAFMAGAAGSLLFWKRRKGKQSK; this is encoded by the coding sequence ATGAATGACTCATGGAAAAAAGGTTCGTTTAAATTTATGTTGCTTTCTAGTGTGGCTCTCATAGGTTCTGGTATTCCTATACATGCACTGGCTGCAACAGTAGAACAAAAGTCATCTGTTCAGAAAGCGTTGGAAAAAGATTATAAGAGCATATTAGAAGAATACACCACAGCAAAAACAGAATATGAGGATACAAAAAAAGCATATGATATTGCCTTAGAAGACTACAATACCTCCAAAAACGAAGCTGATAAAACCTATGAAATAGCTGATCAACTTAAAACGACGTTAGACGGATTAAAAGAAACGTACAAAAAACAGTTAATGATTTTCGAAGAAGCGACAATGACTTATAACTCACATAAAGCTACATATGAAACAAATAAGTCTAGCTACGAAGCACATATTGATACTTACAACCAAGCAAAAGCTGCCTATGAAACAGAACAAAAACGTTATCAAGACACGGAAACAACTTTTCTCGACATGCAAACAGACTATTTAAGTGCTCAAGCTGAATACGAGCTATTGAACAAGGATGCTGAGGAAAAAAGAACAAGCTACGAAAATTTAAGAGTGGAATACGAAACAAAACGAAAAGTTTACGAAGATGCTGCAACAGCTTATAGAACCATTCAAACAGCATACAATGATGCAAAAAATAAGTACAATACGCAACTATCAGACTATAATTCGCAAAAACTTTCTTACGATACCTTACTTAACAACTACACTAATAAAAAAACAGTGTATGATACTAAAGCTACAGAATTCAACGTAGCAACAGAGGTATACAATACCTTAAAAACAGAACTTGAAACAGCAAAAACCAGCTATACCGAAGTAAAAACTGACTATGATAAAGCACTTGAGAAATATAATGTACTACTAACTGAATATAATGATACAAAAACAACGTATATAGCGGATAAAGCAACTTATGAAAAACGTTTATCAGAATTAACGGTGACCATAAGTGATTATGAACGAAAACTTACTGAGTATAATAAAATTAAAGAAGAATATAACATTACAAAACAAGCGTACGAAAAAGCAAAAACAACTTATGAAACTTTATCTAGTCAACTTAAAGAATTAGCCATTCAATATGAAACAGAACGTACGGCCTATGAAACCGAAAAGACAGCCTTTGACCAAAAAACGAAAACATATGAAACTGCAAAAACAACTTATGATCAACAAAAATCTGCCTATGATGCTAATTTGATTGCTTATGAAACTGATTTAGCTACCTACAATGAAAAAAGAGCAGCCGCTGAAGCCATTCTAAAAAAGTATGAAGAAGGCACAGTGGAATATTCAACAGCTTTGGCCTCTTATAATGAAAATAATACTCGTTATAACGAAGTGGACAAAGAATATCAACAAGTAAAAGAACAAGTTAAACAACTCAATACAAAGTTCAAAGACGTACAAACAGCTTATGACACTGCAACAGCTGATTATCAAAAAATTGCCACTTCCTATCAGTCTATTAGGCAACAATATGATACTCTTTTAGCACAATGCGAGCGAGCGAATACTGATTATCAAAAATTGGAAAAAGAGTACCAAACAATCAGTACGAACTATACACAAGTAATCAATGTCTATGAAGAAACAGAATCTGCCTATCAAGCAGCAGTCACAGAGTCTACTGAAGTAAAACATCAATATGACCTGTTAAAAGAAGCTTATGATGCTGTATTTGCTAAATTTACAAGCGGATCAGACGCTTTTGACATCATAGAAGCAAAATATAACGAGGCGAGCAAAATATATGATGCTGCTAATAAAAAATACGAACTAGCACGTGCCGAATATGACCGTCTTTTACCAGAATATCAAACACTATCAGAGGAATTAACTACACTAAAATCAGAATTGGCTGCAGCTAAAGTAGCTTTTTCAAAATTAGGCGAAACATTAGAAACAACTACAAAACAATACACCGCCTTAGAAACTCAATATACTAAAACAAAAGAAACTTATGATAAAGTAACAAAACAATTTGCTGCTTTAGATGCCGAATACATTATCGCCGAAACAGCCTATACCACAGCGGCAACTGCCCTTTCTAAAGTAAAAGAAACTTTTTTACTACGCGAGAAAGAATATACAGATTTAGCTGCTTACTATGTTGGTCTAAAAACAAAATATGAAGAAACTCTGAAAACCTATAATGCAACTCAAATCAAATTGGGTGAAATGACTGATGAGCAAACAGCTCACGAAAAAGAATTCGCCGCTGTTTCAAAAGAGTACACAGACTTGGGAAACTCCTTTGAAGAGCTTCATGAAAAGTATAGCGGAGTTAATACAGCCTACGGTGCTGCAAATGATGCGTGGAAAGCCGCTGATAAGGACTACCAACTAGCTGATGGAAAATTAAAAACTCTCACTGTCAATTACGATAAAGCTCTTACACTCTACACAAATCTAAAAACTAAATATGATCTTGCAAAGGAAAGTTTCACCACAGCAGCAAAACCATATGAGGATGCTCTTGCTGCTTATGAGAAGGCGGTTGTTGCTGAAGGTGAGATTAATGCTGCTATTACTGGAATGAATAACATTCTTGATGACTTTCCAGCTGACAAAATAACGCAAGAAAATCTTGATAATATTCCTGCTGACTTAGCATTGTGGCAAACTAAATACGAAACAGCTAAATTAGCTTTAACTAAAGCACTAAATGAATCGTGGCCAGTCATTATGGACTATCAAGACAAAAATGATAGTTACAATGCTAGTTCTATTAAACCAGAAATTACCCAAGATCTTATTTATGGACCAGAAGATTTTCGGTCTAAATTAGTAAATTTCATTGCTGAGGCTGAACATGTGATGGAGGATAATATTAATAGTTCTAAAGTGTATCAGAAATACTACCAATCATACAAAGCTTATTCTGATGCTTTCGATGTATACACTAGAGGATGGGGTGTAGGGAACGCTGGAGATCCTGACGATGAATTAGATTCTTGGATCGAAATTATTAACACTGCTGGAACCTTAGATTTCACTCCTATTGGCTATCCGAAAGAACGATTACAATCATTAAATACATCGAAGGATTGGGATAAATTTGTATCAACTTATGATTCAATTGCAGGTGGAGCAATTGAGAAACTTACGAATTATTCTAATTATCTAATGAGCGTTTCTGATAAATGGACAGTAGCAAATTCAACCATGGCTACTGCAATTGAAGAATTCAATTTAGCAACAGGCAACAATGTTAAAACACCTATAAACTTAGATAGAATTCCGACTTCGGTCACTACAAGTCTCAATGTTGCAACTGGAGCTTATCAAACAAGCTTAGATGCTTTTTATGCAGATCCTTATATTGAAGATGTTGGTTTTTCTCTATATGACTGGATAGAAATGGGGGGGGGAAGTTCAATAATCAATTGGCGAATGAGTACACAATCCGCGCTTGGAAAGGTTAATCTTCCACCTATTGATTTAAAAACAATTCAAACTGAATTAGATTCGCTAATACTCAAAAAAATAAATACTCCTGAAATTCCAACAGTACCAGATATGCCTGAAATTCCGACAAAGGCAGTAGGAATTAACACACCTAAAAAAGTCGAAAATATAACAGAACCAACAAATCCAGCGCTTGCACCTGCTGCAGCTTCAACAAAAATTATTGAAAATATCACAGGAATCAACTTACCTGCTTTAACAGATAAACATGCATCTACTCCTCCTAGTTCACTTGTAGAACTAGGTACTTCAGAAAATATAACTGATGTGGAATTAGATAGCGAAGAAGCTGAAGAAAGTATTCAACCTGATGCTCCTGTTGAACTAGAAGCGTTGGAAGATGTTACAGAGGTCGATCCTTTAGAGCAACCTGAAAAATTAGAAGAAGCTCCTATTGTTAACGCTCCAGGTATTCCAGAACTTGTAGCACCAGAGACTGTTGACCCAATAAAAACGCCTATAAAACAACCAATCGAACTTGCTGCACCAACGAAACCTACTGTACTAGAGGCTCCTCTCGCAGTCAATCTAGCCGAGGCGCCAGTAGCTCTAATTGATCCCAAGAAAAAGGAAGAAGCAAAAGGAGCTATTGTTCTAACAACTACTACGTTCGATGCAGTCTCTGATTTTTCAACTAAATCACTACCAAATACTCGTTCTGAAAGAAGACTACCAAATACAGGAACAGAATCTTCTCTAATGGGACAAGGAATGGGGGCCTTTATGGCAGGTGCCGCTGGATCTCTCCTTTTCTGGAAGAGAAGAAAAGGAAAACAAAGTAAATAG
- a CDS encoding peptidoglycan amidohydrolase family protein: MKNIEKMIQWMTDRKGKVTYSMNARLGPNSYDCSSAVYLALINGGFLNSGMMGNTDTLFSHLENAGWTKIQADGTGNYPAKTGDIFIWGNRGASGGGAGHTGIFIDDQDNIIHCNYGYNGITINNHDTIWGLNGCPAMTIYRYGRNESRPQPTPSTPKPVPQEQLVGLISMTGPFYPDRKLAVSQDTNPDDAISPALDYYLPGMTIYYDHYIHSNGYVWISYISHGGARRYVAVGPDDGRTDTTWGSGFFN; this comes from the coding sequence ATGAAAAATATAGAAAAAATGATTCAATGGATGACCGATCGAAAAGGAAAAGTCACTTACTCGATGAATGCAAGGTTAGGACCAAACAGCTATGATTGTTCTAGCGCTGTTTATCTCGCTTTGATTAATGGTGGTTTCTTAAACTCTGGAATGATGGGCAATACAGATACTCTTTTCTCCCATTTAGAAAATGCTGGCTGGACTAAGATACAAGCAGATGGAACTGGAAATTATCCAGCTAAAACAGGAGATATTTTTATTTGGGGAAATCGTGGAGCATCAGGAGGAGGAGCTGGTCATACAGGGATTTTTATAGATGATCAAGATAACATCATTCACTGCAATTATGGCTATAATGGCATCACGATCAATAACCATGATACGATTTGGGGATTAAACGGTTGTCCTGCAATGACGATTTATCGTTATGGAAGAAATGAAAGCAGACCACAGCCGACACCTTCAACGCCCAAGCCCGTGCCGCAAGAACAACTGGTTGGTTTAATCTCAATGACGGGACCTTTTTATCCAGACAGAAAATTAGCAGTCAGCCAAGATACTAATCCGGACGATGCGATCAGTCCCGCACTTGACTACTATCTACCTGGTATGACGATCTACTATGATCATTATATTCATAGCAATGGCTATGTTTGGATCAGTTATATCAGTCATGGTGGTGCACGGCGTTATGTAGCGGTTGGACCAGATGACGGTCGTACAGATACAACGTGGGGATCTGGTTTTTTCAATTGA
- a CDS encoding isocitrate lyase/PEP mutase family protein, with protein sequence MNETKTTHFRNAHQQKKPLVLLNIWNVASADELTTQTINLIPTGSYAMSDYYGYQDGENMPFDELLGYIRQMDTQNNYITADIESGYATNGLELAKNIEALINIGVIGINIEDKKPNTETLYSKAEQSERLLAIKQQTNAMKKDLFINVRTDTYFSGDIAANNQNEQVLNQTIARIKAYEKNGIDGIFIPGLKNQEHLKQIAAAITLPINIMLDLQNDSIADYLDTGISRISFGPSIYMLYNEYETDDLITFYTSLLADLAQYEEQDQIELFRIK encoded by the coding sequence ATGAACGAAACCAAAACAACCCATTTCAGAAATGCTCACCAACAAAAGAAACCACTTGTCTTACTAAATATTTGGAACGTAGCCAGTGCCGATGAGCTGACGACCCAAACTATCAATTTAATTCCAACAGGTAGTTACGCAATGTCAGATTATTACGGCTATCAGGATGGTGAAAATATGCCATTTGATGAACTACTAGGCTACATAAGACAAATGGATACCCAAAACAATTACATTACCGCAGATATTGAATCAGGATATGCTACAAATGGACTAGAGCTGGCAAAGAATATTGAAGCGCTCATCAACATTGGTGTCATCGGGATCAATATTGAAGATAAAAAACCAAATACAGAAACCCTGTATTCCAAAGCAGAACAAAGTGAGCGTCTACTAGCCATCAAGCAACAAACTAACGCCATGAAAAAAGACCTTTTTATCAACGTAAGAACAGATACCTATTTTAGTGGCGATATTGCTGCAAACAACCAAAATGAACAAGTCTTAAATCAAACGATCGCACGAATCAAAGCGTATGAAAAAAATGGAATCGACGGTATTTTTATTCCAGGGTTGAAAAACCAAGAACATCTTAAGCAAATAGCAGCAGCCATTACGTTACCGATCAATATTATGCTAGATCTCCAAAACGACTCCATTGCAGATTATTTAGATACAGGAATTTCAAGAATCAGCTTTGGACCTTCGATCTATATGCTTTATAATGAATATGAAACAGACGATTTAATTACATTTTACACATCGTTACTGGCTGACTTAGCTCAATACGAGGAGCAAGATCAGATTGAATTATTTAGAATAAAGTAG
- a CDS encoding bifunctional transcriptional activator/DNA repair enzyme AdaA yields the protein MISEKEKKHYYQALLAKDSTYDGIFFVGISSTGVFCHATCPARKPKYENCTFYETAEEALLSGYRPCKRCKPLSYPREIPLLVQQMVELVEENPEKRWKDQDFAELGIHSMTARRQFKKVYGMTFVQYARSRRMGMALKSIKNGEKRIDTQLDVGYDSPSGFYDAFSKIMGRNPKQSKEIKILSADWIDTILGPMMSIADDDYLYLLEFVDRRGLEREIERLRNRLNASIVPGKTKINEQIKAELDLYFEKKLDEFQTPYLCLGSDFQKSVWQALTEIDRGKTSSYKELAATIGNPKGMRAVGNANGANQLAIIIPCHRVIQTDGSLGGYGGGLERKKWLLKHEREYH from the coding sequence ATGATCAGCGAAAAAGAAAAAAAGCATTACTATCAAGCCTTGCTAGCAAAAGATTCAACATATGATGGTATTTTCTTTGTTGGGATCAGCTCTACTGGTGTCTTTTGCCACGCAACATGTCCTGCAAGAAAACCGAAGTATGAAAATTGTACATTTTATGAAACTGCTGAAGAGGCACTTTTGTCAGGTTATCGTCCTTGCAAACGCTGTAAACCACTATCTTATCCAAGAGAAATCCCGCTTTTAGTGCAGCAAATGGTGGAATTAGTCGAAGAAAATCCTGAAAAACGTTGGAAAGACCAAGATTTCGCAGAGTTGGGTATTCACTCAATGACTGCTAGAAGACAATTTAAAAAAGTGTATGGCATGACCTTTGTTCAATACGCACGCTCAAGAAGGATGGGGATGGCCTTGAAATCAATCAAAAATGGGGAGAAACGAATCGATACGCAGTTGGATGTCGGCTATGATTCACCAAGTGGTTTTTACGATGCTTTTTCAAAAATCATGGGTAGAAATCCAAAACAATCGAAAGAAATCAAAATATTATCAGCCGATTGGATCGATACGATTTTAGGCCCAATGATGAGTATTGCGGATGATGACTATCTGTATTTATTGGAGTTTGTGGATCGCCGTGGCTTGGAACGAGAAATTGAACGCCTACGTAATCGACTGAATGCTTCCATCGTCCCAGGTAAGACCAAGATCAATGAACAGATCAAAGCAGAATTGGATCTGTATTTTGAAAAGAAGCTGGATGAATTTCAAACACCCTATCTATGCTTAGGGTCAGATTTTCAAAAGAGTGTGTGGCAAGCGTTGACCGAAATTGATCGTGGTAAAACGTCTTCGTATAAAGAATTGGCTGCTACGATCGGTAACCCAAAAGGGATGCGGGCCGTGGGGAATGCGAATGGCGCTAATCAGTTAGCGATTATTATTCCCTGTCATCGCGTGATTCAGACTGATGGTAGTTTAGGTGGTTATGGCGGTGGTTTGGAGCGGAAGAAGTGGT